One Brassica napus cultivar Da-Ae chromosome A1, Da-Ae, whole genome shotgun sequence genomic region harbors:
- the LOC106372060 gene encoding UPF0725 protein At4g29550-like, with product MRCINESSDDEDPILNEEYAFREHNEFDDPVHSTDLHKFENSETGYFRDLADIYARFGLHSYNSRMGTNFQLSRVDKYINYGVFSYSLTFEATNPADGSCVTFQARVLRDDNVKGSYYRIMTEGCRITPEIPGTREIIHRWEFDAEVYKDTLPEWYSDDVLLLSNDQFYQVQDSDVLENDWLNLYAEVAMYTLKENDMSLFESWLPLEIKKVVVQTFEDVKSNEKLKAGNAIFYFSFKNLNAPPHGLCQDHRVIIRRSTDGLPGHVCLDFKSCTGHNIFKASSV from the exons ATGCGCTGCATCAATGAATCCTCTGACGATGAAGATCCAATTTTGAACGAAGAGTACGCTTTTCGCGAGCACAAT GAATTCGATGATCCAGTTCATTCAACGGATCTGCACAAATTTGAAAACAGCGAAACAGGTTACTTTCGTGACCTGGCTGACATTTATGCTAGATTTGGACTCCACTCCTACAATTCCCGCATG GGCACCAACTTCCAGTTGTCAAGAGTAGACAAATATATTAACTATGGAGTTTTCAGTTATTCCTTAACCTTTGAGGCCACGAATCCGGCAGACGGTTCTTGTGTCACTTTCCAGGCGCGTGTTCTTAGAGATGACAATGTAAAAGGATCCTACTACAGAATAATGACCGAAGGTTGTAGGATCACACCTGAAATTCCAG gtACTAGAGAAATAATACATCGATGGGAGTTCGATGCAGAAGTTTACAAAGACACTCTACCTGAGTGGTATTCGGATGATGTATTGTTGCTCTCCAATGACCAGTTTTATCAA GTGCAAGATTCAGACGTTCTTGAAAACGATTGGCTTAATTTGTATGCCGAAGTTGCAATGTACACGCTGAAGGAAAACGACATGTCCTTGTTCGAGTCTTGGCTGCCTCTGGAGATCAAGAAGGTCGTTGTGCAGACTTTTGAAGATGTGAAGTCAAATGAAAAGCTCAAAGCCGGGAATGCAATCTTCTACTTCAGTTTCAAGAACTTGAATGCTCCTCCCCATGGTCTGTGCCAGGATCACAGAGTCATCATAAGAAGAAGCACTGATGGGCTTCCAGGACACGTTTGTCTTGACTTCAAGTCTTGCACCGGTCATAATATTTTCAAGGCAAGTTCGGTCTGA